In Natronogracilivirga saccharolytica, the following are encoded in one genomic region:
- the tkt gene encoding transketolase — MDKNLQIKCSNTIRGLAIDAVQAANSGHPGMPMGMADVAFVLWTEFLKHNPDNPDWFDRDRFVLSAGHGSMLLYSLLHLTGYPLPLQELKQFRQWDSKTPGHPEFGLTKGVETTTGPLGQGFANGVGMAIAETHLADKCNTIDLNVIDHHTYAIVSDGDLMEGISHEAASLAGHLGLGKLIYFYDDNGITIDGSTDLAFSENVKQRFEAYGWHCISIDGHDFKAIRNATNEAKAESERPSLILCKTHIGYGSPNKQGTAESHGAPLGDDEIRLTKERLGLEPEQKFQIDEDVKTFFRKAVEKGKQVEMEWNERVSQLSEDAPEKAAFLDSCINRNIPDIADALPSFEADAKGMATRKASGSVLDSLMQKIPHIIGGSADLTPSNNTKAKGIGIYSAGDRGGRYIHYGVREHGMWGAMNGIALHGGLIPFGGTFLIFSDYCRPSIRLAALSGLPSVGVFTHDSIGLGEDGPTHQPVEQLSSLRAIPNLVLLRPCDANETARAWKVALERTDGPTLIALSRQPIPTLDRKTFASASLVEKGAYVLADAENKDPDIVMIGTGAEVSHLVEARRILSKKNIHARVVSMPSWELFRKQSASYRKSVLLSDDIPKLSMEAGVSHGWSEWTGPNGVSIAIDHFGASAPYKTIFEKFGFTPENAVATAEELLKQ; from the coding sequence ATGGATAAGAATCTGCAAATCAAATGCAGCAATACAATCAGGGGGCTGGCTATTGATGCAGTGCAGGCTGCAAACTCGGGTCATCCCGGAATGCCAATGGGAATGGCAGATGTCGCATTTGTTCTCTGGACCGAATTCTTAAAACACAATCCGGATAACCCGGACTGGTTTGACCGTGATCGTTTTGTCCTCTCTGCAGGACACGGCTCCATGTTGCTCTACAGCCTTCTTCATCTTACCGGGTACCCATTACCACTGCAGGAGCTGAAGCAGTTCCGGCAGTGGGACAGCAAAACTCCCGGTCACCCTGAGTTTGGTTTGACAAAAGGTGTTGAAACCACAACCGGACCACTTGGGCAAGGCTTTGCCAATGGTGTCGGCATGGCCATCGCCGAAACACATCTTGCTGATAAATGCAACACAATTGACCTGAATGTCATCGATCATCATACCTACGCAATTGTCAGTGATGGTGATCTGATGGAGGGGATCAGTCATGAGGCAGCATCACTTGCCGGCCACCTGGGTCTTGGAAAGCTGATTTATTTTTATGATGACAATGGCATAACCATTGACGGGTCAACTGATCTGGCTTTTTCCGAAAATGTAAAACAACGATTCGAAGCCTATGGCTGGCATTGTATTTCAATCGACGGGCATGATTTTAAAGCCATCAGAAATGCCACCAACGAAGCAAAAGCGGAAAGTGAGCGTCCGTCACTGATACTCTGCAAAACACATATTGGCTATGGAAGTCCGAACAAGCAGGGAACTGCTGAGTCTCACGGCGCACCGCTTGGAGACGATGAAATCCGGCTGACAAAAGAACGTCTGGGACTGGAGCCGGAGCAAAAATTTCAGATTGATGAAGATGTAAAAACTTTTTTCAGAAAAGCAGTTGAAAAGGGAAAGCAGGTGGAAATGGAGTGGAATGAGCGGGTCAGTCAGCTTTCCGAAGATGCTCCGGAAAAAGCGGCCTTTCTTGACTCCTGCATTAACAGGAACATTCCCGATATAGCGGACGCATTGCCGTCATTTGAAGCAGACGCGAAAGGGATGGCAACCAGAAAAGCTTCCGGGTCAGTACTTGATAGCTTGATGCAAAAAATTCCTCATATTATTGGCGGTTCGGCTGACCTGACACCGAGCAACAATACCAAGGCCAAAGGAATAGGTATATACTCTGCCGGTGACAGAGGAGGGAGGTATATCCATTATGGTGTCCGCGAACACGGGATGTGGGGTGCCATGAACGGCATTGCTCTGCATGGCGGACTGATTCCCTTCGGAGGAACATTCCTGATTTTTTCAGATTACTGCCGGCCCTCAATCAGACTGGCTGCATTGTCCGGCTTGCCATCTGTCGGAGTTTTCACCCATGATAGTATCGGCTTGGGCGAGGATGGCCCGACGCATCAGCCTGTAGAACAGCTCTCTTCACTGCGGGCGATTCCAAACCTCGTTCTTCTGAGGCCCTGCGACGCTAATGAAACTGCCCGGGCATGGAAAGTGGCTTTGGAGCGGACAGACGGTCCCACACTGATCGCACTAAGCCGGCAGCCCATTCCGACCCTTGACAGGAAAACCTTCGCGTCAGCTTCATTAGTCGAAAAGGGTGCATATGTACTTGCGGATGCAGAAAACAAGGATCCTGATATAGTAATGATCGGTACCGGTGCTGAGGTATCTCATCTTGTTGAGGCCCGCAGAATTCTTTCGAAAAAAAACATTCATGCCAGAGTGGTTTCCATGCCAAGCTGGGAACTTTTCCGGAAACAGAGTGCGTCCTACAGAAAATCGGTACTTCTCTCGGATGATATACCGAAACTGTCAATGGAAGCAGGTGTTTCCCATGGATGGTCTGAATGGACCGGTCCCAATGGAGTTTCGATTGCAATTGATCATTTTGGGGCATCGGCACCCTATAAAACCATATTTGAAAAATTTGGTTTTACACCGGAAAATGCAGTGGCGACGGCTGAGGAGTTGCTGAAGCAGTAG
- a CDS encoding tetratricopeptide repeat protein, with protein MKAVKSSLSIFTALLLVFAVNYSADAQSREDAISTFNEGFALFNEEGDNLGAIEKFKETIEIADQVGSEADDIRDRAVGQIPRLAFMHAAQLVRDRELEEAIEGFQLAIEYAEEYDDEDILRRARGNLPALHLNLGNQLYRDEMNDEALEQYEKALELNPSYVSAYYQKGLVYRRFGDLDQALEHFDTSIELAREADDEENVERSERAARDYLVYRASEQIEEENYNRALDLLNRAAGYGESARLHYRFAETYNYLERHSDALSSAERALELEDGGREDHARIYFELGLAHKGLDNTADACSAFENAMVGEYRSPAEHEMEHELNCE; from the coding sequence ATGAAAGCTGTCAAAAGCTCTTTATCGATCTTCACCGCTCTGCTGTTGGTTTTTGCAGTGAATTACTCTGCAGATGCCCAGTCCAGAGAAGATGCCATTTCGACTTTTAACGAAGGTTTCGCCTTGTTCAATGAAGAAGGGGATAATCTTGGCGCTATTGAAAAATTCAAGGAAACGATCGAAATAGCCGATCAGGTGGGATCGGAAGCCGATGATATTCGTGACCGTGCCGTCGGACAAATACCGCGTCTGGCATTTATGCATGCCGCTCAGCTTGTCAGAGACCGAGAACTCGAAGAGGCCATCGAAGGTTTTCAACTGGCCATTGAATATGCGGAAGAATATGATGATGAAGACATTCTCCGTCGTGCCCGCGGTAATCTGCCGGCGCTGCACCTGAACCTGGGTAATCAGTTATACCGGGATGAAATGAATGATGAAGCACTTGAGCAGTATGAAAAAGCGCTTGAGCTCAACCCCTCATATGTAAGCGCATACTATCAAAAAGGACTTGTATACCGTCGTTTCGGGGATTTGGATCAGGCACTTGAGCACTTCGATACTTCCATTGAACTTGCAAGGGAAGCGGATGATGAGGAAAACGTAGAACGAAGTGAGCGTGCAGCAAGAGACTACCTTGTATATCGTGCGTCTGAGCAGATCGAGGAAGAAAATTACAACCGCGCACTTGACCTGCTTAACAGAGCGGCCGGATATGGCGAAAGTGCAAGACTTCACTACCGCTTTGCTGAAACCTATAATTACCTTGAGCGTCATTCTGATGCACTGAGCAGTGCAGAAAGGGCCCTGGAACTGGAGGATGGAGGCAGAGAAGACCATGCACGTATATATTTTGAGCTGGGTCTTGCACATAAAGGACTTGATAATACCGCAGATGCCTGCAGCGCTTTCGAAAATGCCATGGTCGGCGAATACAGATCACCCGCCGAACATGAAATGGAGCACGAGCTCAACTGCGAATAG
- a CDS encoding TIGR00730 family Rossman fold protein: MEKKRQQIQSRYDARFEKDVWSVFKVMGEFVDGYERMSHVGPSVSFFGSARLKSDNPYYQMAVQTAKELSQIGFGIITGGGPGIMEAGNRGANEGGGTSVGLCISLPMEEDGNYYIEKEYRINFNYFFARKVMFVKYAQGFVVLPGGLGTLDEFFEALTLIQTRKIHRFPIVMMGKEYWDGLISWMKNTMVASGTIDAEDLDLFHITDDPEEARDIIYNFYQENKLRPNF, from the coding sequence ATGGAAAAAAAACGACAACAGATTCAAAGCCGGTATGATGCCCGTTTTGAAAAAGATGTATGGAGCGTGTTCAAGGTTATGGGAGAGTTTGTGGATGGCTATGAGCGTATGTCCCATGTAGGGCCGTCCGTTTCATTTTTTGGCTCGGCAAGGTTAAAAAGTGACAACCCTTACTATCAGATGGCTGTACAGACAGCGAAAGAGCTGTCCCAGATCGGATTCGGAATTATAACCGGTGGCGGCCCGGGGATAATGGAAGCGGGAAACCGGGGAGCCAATGAGGGAGGAGGTACATCAGTCGGATTGTGTATTTCGCTTCCCATGGAAGAAGACGGTAACTATTACATTGAAAAAGAGTACCGGATCAACTTCAACTACTTTTTTGCACGCAAGGTTATGTTTGTGAAATATGCCCAGGGCTTTGTTGTGCTGCCGGGAGGCCTTGGAACACTGGATGAGTTTTTTGAAGCCCTGACTCTAATCCAGACCCGGAAAATCCATCGTTTTCCGATCGTTATGATGGGTAAAGAGTACTGGGATGGTCTTATTTCATGGATGAAAAATACGATGGTCGCCAGCGGTACAATTGACGCTGAAGATCTTGATCTGTTTCATATAACAGATGATCCTGAAGAAGCGCGGGATATTATTTATAACTTTTATCAGGAAAATAAATTGAGGCCCAACTTTTAG
- a CDS encoding DUF5683 domain-containing protein → MTISKGSYHCWNRLRNDPPGLRNRYWKFIGLIILLLTGAHNAQASAGYAAYPGDNGFGASSGEIALRYSPGNTSINNISNISMYPACSRSVISKFRTGQDGNGNMTEGGIRDTVPDPSSVWRKSLMVPGWGQVVNEQTWKVPVIYGLLGGLTYYSILMHQNYRDYRAAFYNSQPDTDDERFGPTPGHIDPNTNPESLRYTRNMYRNRRDLTFIGILLAYGLNIVDAYVFAQMRDFDVSDDLSANISLDSPLYSGHNGAVDQVSSGMIPGSPDKTGFRFTISLQIP, encoded by the coding sequence GACTTATCATACTTCTGCTAACCGGTGCACACAATGCTCAAGCCTCTGCAGGTTACGCTGCTTATCCGGGAGATAATGGATTTGGGGCCAGTTCCGGTGAGATTGCTCTGAGATACAGTCCGGGTAACACCAGCATCAATAACATAAGCAACATCAGCATGTATCCGGCCTGTTCCCGTTCGGTCATCAGCAAATTCAGAACGGGTCAGGACGGCAACGGGAATATGACCGAAGGCGGTATCCGTGACACGGTTCCCGATCCGTCCAGTGTGTGGAGAAAATCACTCATGGTACCAGGCTGGGGGCAAGTTGTAAATGAACAGACCTGGAAAGTCCCGGTCATATACGGACTGCTTGGCGGATTGACTTATTACAGCATCCTGATGCATCAGAATTACAGAGATTACAGAGCTGCATTTTATAATTCGCAACCTGATACTGATGATGAGCGTTTCGGGCCGACTCCCGGTCATATTGATCCCAATACCAATCCTGAGTCACTTCGTTATACTAGAAACATGTACCGTAACAGAAGGGATTTGACATTTATCGGAATATTGCTTGCATACGGGCTGAATATTGTGGACGCTTACGTGTTTGCCCAGATGCGGGATTTCGATGTCAGTGATGATTTAAGCGCCAATATATCGCTTGACAGCCCGCTCTATTCCGGCCATAACGGGGCAGTTGATCAGGTATCGTCCGGAATGATACCCGGCAGCCCGGATAAAACCGGTTTTCGGTTTACCATTTCCCTGCAAATCCCCTGA